A stretch of Vicinamibacterales bacterium DNA encodes these proteins:
- the tsaB gene encoding tRNA (adenosine(37)-N6)-threonylcarbamoyltransferase complex dimerization subunit type 1 TsaB, with amino-acid sequence MLVLALDTTTRAGSLALMRDAEMIEVFVGSADRTHATRLPGDLLECLARHGLALRDVDLYGVAAGPGSFTGLRIGIAAIQGLAYANGRLVVPVSALDALACAALEDGQDGRAARPDLVAAVMDAQRGEVFASLYRPAAGYDRRTPLEPLRGPVVAAPEAVFAGWAEDLAGRRVRFAGDGAIRYRDILEHASAGQEVVGATPPLAPAIARIAQRQALADRAVRPHAIKPVYIRRPDAELARDRRAGRRS; translated from the coding sequence ATGCTCGTTCTCGCACTCGACACCACCACCCGGGCCGGAAGTCTCGCGCTCATGCGCGACGCGGAGATGATCGAGGTATTCGTCGGGTCTGCTGATCGCACGCACGCCACGCGACTTCCGGGAGATCTGCTCGAGTGCCTGGCCCGCCACGGCCTGGCGTTACGGGATGTGGATCTCTATGGCGTCGCAGCGGGCCCGGGATCGTTCACGGGCCTGCGGATTGGGATCGCTGCCATCCAGGGGCTCGCGTACGCGAACGGTCGCCTGGTGGTGCCGGTGTCGGCGCTCGACGCGCTGGCCTGCGCGGCGCTGGAGGACGGCCAGGACGGCCGGGCCGCACGGCCGGATTTGGTTGCCGCGGTCATGGACGCACAACGCGGCGAAGTATTTGCTTCACTCTACCGGCCGGCCGCCGGATATGACCGGCGCACGCCGCTCGAACCGCTTCGGGGACCGGTTGTCGCGGCGCCCGAAGCCGTGTTCGCCGGGTGGGCGGAGGATCTGGCAGGACGCCGGGTGCGGTTCGCGGGCGACGGGGCGATACGGTACCGCGACATCCTCGAACACGCCTCGGCGGGCCAGGAGGTCGTCGGCGCCACGCCACCGTTGGCCCCGGCCATCGCCCGGATCGCGCAACGACAGGCGCTGGCTGACCGCGCGGTTCGTCCTCATGCGATCAAGCCGGTCTACATCCGGCGCCCGGACGCCGAACTGGCCCGCGACCGACGTGCGGGGCGCCGGTCGTGA
- the pssA gene encoding CDP-diacylglycerol--serine O-phosphatidyltransferase: MPFDPEPERRLKMLHPLRRRSEMQRRRFRRGVYLLPSLFTLANMFCGYACIVYATRGEYEMAAPLIGFAVILDMLDGRIARMTGTTSAFGVEFDSLADVVSFGMAPAVLVFMWGLEPLGRLGWAAGFLFLTGGAIRLARFNIQATTDKRYFVGMPIPAAAAVPAATVYVYPAGLHDYASALPALALMLIPAVLMVSTIRFRSFKTIDLHARRPYTVLLLVAVMFGAIATHPRWTLLVIAYGYLLSAFIGMGISRLRRRGGGGDAEARVVDEPRAKPAQE, translated from the coding sequence ATGCCGTTTGATCCCGAACCGGAACGCAGACTGAAGATGCTGCACCCGTTGCGGCGACGCTCGGAGATGCAGCGCCGTCGGTTCCGCCGGGGCGTCTATCTGCTGCCAAGCCTGTTCACGCTGGCGAACATGTTCTGCGGCTACGCGTGCATCGTCTACGCGACGCGCGGCGAGTACGAAATGGCGGCGCCACTCATCGGGTTCGCCGTCATTCTCGACATGCTGGACGGCCGCATCGCGCGGATGACTGGCACGACGAGCGCGTTCGGCGTCGAGTTCGATTCGCTCGCCGACGTCGTCTCGTTCGGGATGGCTCCCGCCGTGCTCGTGTTCATGTGGGGCCTGGAGCCCTTGGGCCGGCTCGGCTGGGCGGCAGGCTTCCTGTTCCTGACCGGTGGCGCCATTCGGCTGGCTCGGTTCAACATCCAGGCGACCACCGACAAGCGCTATTTCGTCGGGATGCCGATCCCGGCGGCCGCGGCGGTTCCCGCCGCGACCGTATACGTGTATCCGGCAGGCCTGCACGACTACGCCAGTGCGCTGCCTGCGCTGGCGTTGATGCTGATCCCGGCCGTGCTGATGGTCAGCACGATCCGTTTCCGCAGTTTCAAGACGATTGACCTGCACGCGCGGCGTCCATACACGGTGCTGCTGCTCGTCGCCGTCATGTTCGGCGCGATTGCCACGCACCCACGCTGGACCCTCCTCGTCATCGCGTACGGTTATCTCCTGTCCGCGTTCATCGGGATGGGGATCTCGCGTCTGCGGAGGCGCGGGGGCGGCGGGGACGCCGAGGCGCGGGTCGTCGACGAGCCCCGCGCCAAGCCGGCACAGGAATAG
- the rimI gene encoding ribosomal protein S18-alanine N-acetyltransferase produces the protein METLEESDIDDVLSIEQASFTNPWTRQMFLWELQNVGVSYAFVLRTPEWHVAAFCTIWVVLDEIHINNVAVRPECRRQGVGRALLGFVFRLGAGLGARRATLEVRRSNVAALKLYEKLGFYVAGARTNYYTNPVEDALVLWLDEFSSPPGTSGQGAA, from the coding sequence GTGGAAACGCTCGAGGAAAGCGACATAGACGACGTCCTGTCCATCGAGCAGGCGTCGTTCACCAACCCGTGGACGAGGCAGATGTTCCTGTGGGAACTACAGAACGTGGGGGTGTCCTACGCGTTCGTCCTGCGGACGCCCGAGTGGCACGTGGCCGCCTTCTGCACGATCTGGGTGGTCCTGGACGAGATTCACATCAACAACGTGGCGGTCAGGCCGGAATGCCGTCGGCAAGGCGTCGGGCGGGCGCTCCTCGGTTTCGTATTCCGGCTGGGGGCCGGCCTCGGGGCCCGTCGAGCGACACTCGAGGTCAGACGGTCGAACGTGGCCGCGCTTAAGTTATACGAAAAGCTAGGCTTCTACGTGGCCGGCGCGCGGACGAACTACTACACGAACCCTGTCGAAGACGCCCTCGTGCTCTGGCTCGACGAGTTTTCTTCGCCTCCGGGCACCTCCGGACAAGGTGCAGCTTGA
- a CDS encoding YdcH family protein — MADSQDLKPLLLETDEEFRQLASKHHELEERLHELTAKHYLSGPEQVEEITLKKRKLQLKDKMEAIVRHYRQRTAPPSVQGVTPSLQRG, encoded by the coding sequence ATGGCCGACTCACAGGATTTAAAGCCCCTGTTGCTCGAAACCGATGAGGAGTTCCGCCAACTCGCCAGCAAGCACCACGAACTCGAAGAGCGACTGCACGAGCTCACCGCCAAGCACTACCTCTCTGGTCCTGAACAGGTCGAAGAAATCACGTTGAAGAAGCGCAAGCTGCAGTTGAAGGACAAGATGGAGGCGATTGTCCGCCACTACCGTCAGCGCACGGCCCCTCCATCCGTTCAGGGGGTGACGCCCAGCCTGCAGCGCGGATGA
- a CDS encoding phosphatidylserine decarboxylase, with the protein MMIDRAGYPFIAGALIPAVALAAIGQPLWSSPCVAVALAFLFFFRDPERHAEAPADTVISPADGRVMVAGPPEPNAAPPGAWTQVSVFLSPLDVHVNRIPVSGRVTRVDYHRGAFRAAYKPEATIENERNEIWIEGNGRTVVCRQITGVLVRRVVCRVKAGDEVRAGQRFGVMKFGSRIDLFLPEGTRLLVAPGDRVKAGLTRLATL; encoded by the coding sequence ATGATGATCGACCGAGCCGGATACCCATTCATCGCAGGCGCCCTCATCCCGGCTGTCGCGCTCGCGGCGATCGGCCAGCCGCTCTGGAGTTCGCCATGTGTTGCGGTCGCCCTCGCATTCCTGTTCTTCTTCCGCGACCCTGAGCGTCACGCCGAGGCCCCGGCCGACACCGTAATCTCTCCGGCCGATGGCCGTGTGATGGTGGCGGGTCCGCCGGAGCCCAACGCCGCGCCGCCGGGAGCCTGGACGCAGGTGAGCGTCTTCCTGTCGCCGCTGGACGTCCATGTGAACCGGATCCCGGTGTCCGGTCGTGTCACCAGAGTGGACTACCATCGCGGTGCGTTTCGCGCGGCCTACAAGCCCGAGGCGACGATCGAGAACGAGCGCAACGAGATATGGATCGAAGGGAACGGCCGGACGGTCGTCTGCCGTCAGATTACCGGCGTGCTCGTTCGCCGCGTCGTGTGCCGGGTGAAGGCTGGCGACGAGGTGCGCGCCGGCCAGCGGTTCGGCGTCATGAAGTTCGGCTCGCGCATCGATCTGTTCCTGCCGGAGGGGACACGCCTGCTCGTGGCGCCCGGAGACCGCGTCAAGGCGGGGCTGACACGCCTGGCGACGCTATGA
- the mutS gene encoding DNA mismatch repair protein MutS, which translates to MVPPAEHSSSAGTLGQATPAMRQYLEAKRQYRDAIVFFRMGDFYEMFYEDALVASRALELTLTSRSKDSSGGTIPMCGVPYHAVDGYLARLVKKGFRVAICDQVEDPRKAKGLVRREVVRVVSPGTLTDAAYLDAKEPAFLMALAPSFAAPRKAQATGAAAGLEAIGIALIDLSTGEFTTAEYLGDVGRQALADEMGVLRPRELVVPDDFTVADFLPHVAALKIPTTAVEAWTFEAESARASLVEQLRTQSLEGFGLEGRVPAIRAGGALVRYLRETQKADLAHVRAVTFRQTAETLVVDPITLRHLEVVESSSGVRAGSLLDEIDRTITPMGGRLLRQWLLRPLLSLERVRDRLDAVEDFAFKTTERGRFRDTLKAVQDLERLVARTALGSAGPRDLVALKQSLGAVPRLRLILEDLQAPLARSLAAELDDVPEVRSAIESAIADDPPALARDGGFVHDGFDPALDELRTISRSGKQVIAQMEEQERQRTGIPSLKIRYNRVFGYYIEVSKSNLHAVPNDYHRKQTIAGGERFVTPALKEYEEKVVGADERILVREVEIFDRLRGEVAMLAPRIQDSARAMAALDALSALAETATFNNYIKPHVHDGDELQIVDGRHPIVERRSSDQFVPNDTLLNTTSNQLVILTGPNMGGKSTYLRQTAIICLLAQAGSFVPARQAKLAMVDRIFARVGASDNIARGQSTFMVEMQETANILHSATSRSLVILDEIGRGTATFDGLSLAWAVAEHLATNPKARPKTIFATHYHELTDLADGIAGVVNYHVDAREWRDDIIFLRKVVPGRSDRSYGIQVARLAGLPQTVVERAREILGALEHDELTRGGRPSVSRTPTEPQQQLGLFQSMPSNGERLLERLQGIDPDRMTPIEALGFLAELKKDAQEP; encoded by the coding sequence ATGGTACCTCCCGCAGAACACTCCTCGTCGGCCGGCACGCTCGGACAGGCTACCCCGGCGATGCGCCAGTATCTCGAGGCGAAGCGGCAATACCGTGACGCCATCGTCTTTTTCCGGATGGGCGACTTCTACGAGATGTTCTACGAGGACGCGCTGGTGGCGTCCCGGGCCCTCGAGTTGACCCTGACCTCTCGCAGCAAGGACTCGAGCGGCGGCACGATTCCCATGTGCGGCGTGCCCTACCATGCCGTCGACGGCTACCTGGCCCGTCTGGTGAAGAAGGGATTTCGCGTCGCGATTTGCGATCAGGTCGAGGATCCGCGCAAGGCGAAAGGGCTGGTCCGGCGTGAGGTGGTCAGGGTGGTCTCGCCGGGAACGTTGACCGACGCCGCCTACCTCGATGCCAAGGAACCAGCGTTTCTGATGGCTCTTGCACCGTCCTTCGCGGCGCCGCGCAAAGCGCAGGCCACCGGGGCTGCGGCCGGGCTCGAGGCGATAGGCATTGCCCTCATCGACCTCTCGACCGGAGAGTTCACGACGGCCGAGTATCTCGGCGACGTGGGACGCCAGGCGCTGGCCGACGAGATGGGTGTGCTGCGGCCGCGTGAACTGGTGGTGCCGGACGATTTCACCGTGGCCGACTTCCTTCCCCACGTCGCCGCGCTGAAGATCCCGACGACGGCCGTCGAAGCCTGGACTTTCGAGGCCGAATCCGCCCGCGCCAGCCTGGTGGAACAACTGCGGACGCAGAGTCTGGAGGGCTTCGGCCTCGAGGGGCGCGTGCCCGCCATCCGCGCGGGCGGCGCCCTGGTTCGGTATCTCCGCGAGACGCAGAAGGCAGATCTGGCGCACGTGCGTGCCGTCACCTTCAGGCAGACCGCCGAGACGCTGGTGGTGGACCCCATCACGCTCCGCCATCTGGAAGTGGTGGAGTCGTCGAGCGGCGTCCGCGCCGGTTCCCTGCTGGACGAGATCGATCGGACGATCACCCCGATGGGCGGACGCCTGCTCCGCCAGTGGCTGCTCAGGCCGCTGCTCTCCCTGGAACGGGTGCGCGACCGCCTGGACGCGGTTGAGGACTTCGCCTTCAAGACCACGGAACGGGGCCGGTTCCGCGACACTCTCAAGGCGGTGCAGGATCTCGAGCGCCTGGTCGCCCGCACGGCGCTCGGCTCGGCGGGTCCACGCGACCTCGTCGCGCTGAAACAGTCGCTTGGCGCCGTCCCCAGGCTTCGGTTGATCCTCGAGGACCTTCAGGCACCGCTCGCACGAAGCCTGGCCGCCGAACTCGATGACGTGCCCGAAGTTCGGTCGGCGATCGAGTCGGCGATCGCCGACGATCCGCCGGCGCTGGCCCGTGACGGCGGGTTCGTGCACGACGGCTTCGATCCGGCACTGGACGAACTCCGCACCATCAGCCGGTCGGGCAAGCAGGTGATTGCGCAGATGGAGGAGCAGGAGCGGCAGCGAACCGGCATTCCGTCGCTCAAGATCCGCTACAACCGGGTGTTCGGCTACTACATCGAGGTCTCGAAATCAAACCTGCACGCGGTGCCGAACGACTACCACCGCAAGCAGACGATTGCCGGCGGCGAACGTTTTGTCACGCCCGCGCTGAAGGAATACGAAGAAAAGGTAGTCGGCGCGGACGAACGGATCCTGGTCCGCGAGGTCGAGATCTTCGACCGGTTGCGCGGTGAGGTCGCGATGCTCGCGCCCCGCATCCAGGACTCGGCGCGCGCCATGGCCGCGCTCGACGCCCTGTCGGCGCTCGCTGAGACCGCCACGTTCAACAACTACATCAAGCCGCACGTGCACGACGGCGACGAGCTCCAGATCGTGGACGGCAGGCACCCCATCGTCGAGCGGCGGTCGTCGGACCAGTTCGTGCCCAATGACACGCTGCTCAACACCACGTCGAACCAGTTGGTGATCCTGACCGGCCCGAACATGGGTGGCAAGTCCACCTACCTGCGGCAGACGGCCATCATCTGCCTGCTCGCGCAAGCCGGCTCGTTCGTTCCCGCACGGCAGGCGAAGCTCGCGATGGTGGACCGCATCTTCGCCCGGGTCGGCGCCTCCGACAACATCGCGCGCGGTCAGTCGACCTTCATGGTCGAGATGCAGGAAACGGCAAACATCCTGCACTCGGCGACCTCGCGCAGTCTGGTCATCCTCGACGAGATCGGCCGCGGCACGGCCACCTTCGACGGCCTCAGCCTTGCCTGGGCGGTGGCCGAGCACCTGGCGACGAACCCGAAGGCCCGGCCGAAGACAATCTTCGCGACGCACTACCATGAACTGACGGATCTGGCCGACGGCATCGCCGGCGTCGTCAACTACCACGTGGACGCACGCGAGTGGCGCGACGACATCATCTTCTTGCGAAAGGTCGTTCCGGGCCGGTCGGACCGAAGCTACGGCATCCAGGTCGCTCGGCTGGCCGGGCTCCCTCAGACCGTCGTGGAGCGGGCGCGGGAGATCCTCGGCGCGCTCGAACACGACGAGTTGACGCGCGGCGGCCGGCCATCGGTGAGCCGGACACCGACCGAGCCTCAGCAGCAACTCGGCCTGTTCCAGTCGATGCCGTCCAATGGAGAACGCCTCCTCGAGCGCCTGCAGGGAATCGACCCCGATCGAATGACGCCGATCGAGGCTCTGGGCTTTCTGGCCGAGCTCAAGAAGGACGCCCAGGAACCATGA
- a CDS encoding ATP-binding protein, producing MRLDLRPNNVPAIAAGGLVAAALVLAGGWVAERVRLGPDDRAAYARVEEQVRSEFGQMAAALASIARDEAAAATAVLRGSSEVADLRPLFTHADALVHQDPDGRLALTVYGPSGAPVAWAGRSSELPLERITGPAALFVAPGPLGFRLVQIEPVSQRPDGELRARAERDGNATRLAPRPGGRPGIVAVERLFSEHAAVGDAAGERFTISTRVAPVNVRTRYEGAGERVHPFSFLVRSPTGEPLLEATVDPAALQRARQEHRHTVQCVAVAVLALALLLMIGPLLDRRVLARSRGPYILATVASIALAIGARLLLGLATPASATRVFSLEAYHWSRLGLFSRHPADFLLTALMVLGLVGLLAAPLERRRQLYGGRRRPVIDAGRPAVGFLVTQAVAGAGLALGVIGYEWFLSETFKRTSVDILYFSPHPWNTARMAMAWGLVFFHAAFAWIAVLLLRTGLAPWRFRRRDVRTDALLLVTWALPVAVVWTWFRTVAGTDLPNPEALLVCGTLLLTAFLAPRSLIRVRHASQGYRLIAMFLVLLAPAVITYPSLVYFEEGARRRVVELSYAPEVLGRRENLQERLQAAQGEIDSRGAALDAYVSVLAPTFGEAIPTQSAFLVWSGTALERYRVSSAIELYNAGGALVSRFALNLPEDASRQLWHEESCNWQTFGEMSRFGAHERQLLHAGRNICGPQGAIFGTIVIHVILDDSTISFISSQNPYFELLRGQLTHPPDENPSREILFAVYGWSRTPLYVSGNSAWPIDDHLFSQICASRRPFWTRLAAAGVVYEVYIENDRPGIYALGYPVIQPIEHLINLAEMTVLVALAYIGILSGGALFRALGARRVRSGRALLREIRESFYRKLFLAFVAASVVPVVTLALVTRAYIADRLRHDVESAAHKTTAIARQMIEEYSIQQPGGPDAVLTLSDDAMVGLSRVIGQAVNIFIGPQLDATSERDLFASGLLPTRTPADIYRAIVLDRMPTMITEEQAATVRYMVAAAPVRAAGREAILTVPLTLRQQEIEREIDDLNRRIILAALLFILIGAAIGYPMAERIADPVNRLTRATRRIARGDFDARIAATSSDELRRLVEAFNRMSAELQQQRGELERTHRLEAWAEMARQVAHEIKNPLTPIQLSAEHLRRVHADRGKPLEPVLENCVDSILSQVRLLRQIASEFSSFASSPTARLAPAGLQELVDEVVRPYIAGAGERVAFRIDVPSSLPPTMIDRTLVGRALTNVIDNALHAMPGGGSLTIIARPQPEGVVRLTVEDSGVGMDQEAMKRLFEPYFSTKAVGTGLGLAIARRNIELNHGTISVTSERGRGTIVTVILPAAAA from the coding sequence ATGCGACTCGACCTTCGGCCCAACAACGTGCCGGCCATAGCCGCCGGCGGCCTCGTCGCGGCTGCCCTGGTCCTGGCCGGAGGCTGGGTGGCCGAACGCGTGCGCCTTGGCCCCGACGACCGGGCGGCGTACGCGCGCGTCGAGGAGCAGGTCCGGTCGGAGTTCGGCCAGATGGCGGCGGCGCTCGCGTCGATCGCCAGAGACGAAGCGGCGGCGGCGACGGCCGTTCTTCGCGGGTCGAGCGAGGTAGCCGACTTGCGCCCGCTGTTCACCCACGCCGATGCGCTCGTGCATCAGGACCCGGACGGCCGGTTGGCCCTGACGGTGTACGGCCCGTCGGGAGCGCCTGTCGCATGGGCCGGACGCTCCTCGGAACTCCCGCTCGAGCGCATTACCGGGCCGGCGGCCCTGTTTGTCGCCCCGGGCCCTCTGGGCTTCCGGCTGGTTCAGATCGAGCCCGTGTCCCAGCGCCCCGATGGCGAGCTGCGCGCGCGCGCTGAACGAGACGGGAATGCGACCCGTCTCGCACCACGGCCCGGCGGGCGCCCCGGAATAGTGGCAGTCGAGCGCCTGTTCTCCGAGCACGCAGCCGTTGGGGACGCGGCCGGCGAGCGGTTCACCATCTCGACCCGGGTGGCGCCCGTCAACGTGCGCACCCGCTACGAGGGCGCCGGCGAGCGGGTTCACCCCTTCAGCTTCCTTGTGCGCTCACCGACCGGCGAGCCCCTGCTCGAAGCGACGGTCGATCCAGCCGCGCTGCAGCGGGCTCGGCAGGAACATCGCCACACGGTCCAATGCGTGGCCGTTGCCGTCCTCGCACTGGCGCTGCTCTTGATGATCGGACCGCTGCTCGACCGCCGGGTGCTGGCTCGATCTCGTGGGCCGTATATCCTCGCGACCGTCGCGTCCATCGCCCTCGCAATCGGCGCACGGCTTCTCCTCGGTCTCGCGACGCCAGCGAGCGCGACCCGTGTGTTCTCGCTCGAGGCGTATCACTGGTCACGGCTCGGACTGTTCTCGCGCCATCCCGCCGATTTCCTGCTGACCGCGCTGATGGTGCTTGGGCTCGTCGGCCTGCTGGCCGCTCCACTCGAACGCCGGCGCCAGCTCTACGGTGGCAGGCGGCGCCCGGTAATCGACGCTGGCCGGCCCGCCGTCGGGTTTCTCGTGACGCAGGCTGTCGCGGGGGCGGGCCTTGCGCTCGGCGTGATCGGCTACGAGTGGTTCCTGTCCGAGACCTTCAAGCGCACGTCGGTCGACATCCTCTATTTCTCCCCACATCCGTGGAACACCGCCCGCATGGCGATGGCGTGGGGCCTGGTCTTCTTTCACGCCGCCTTTGCCTGGATCGCGGTTCTCCTGCTTCGGACAGGGCTGGCTCCCTGGCGTTTCCGCCGCCGAGACGTCCGTACCGACGCGCTGCTCCTCGTCACCTGGGCCCTGCCAGTTGCCGTGGTCTGGACGTGGTTCCGGACCGTCGCCGGCACCGACCTGCCGAATCCGGAGGCGCTGCTCGTCTGCGGGACGCTCCTGCTGACGGCCTTCCTCGCGCCGCGCAGCCTGATCCGCGTGCGCCACGCCTCCCAGGGGTACCGGCTGATCGCCATGTTCCTGGTGCTGCTCGCTCCGGCGGTCATCACGTACCCATCGCTCGTCTACTTCGAGGAGGGCGCCCGACGCCGGGTGGTCGAGTTGAGCTATGCGCCAGAGGTCCTCGGCCGCCGGGAGAACTTGCAGGAGCGCCTCCAGGCGGCGCAAGGGGAAATCGACAGCCGCGGGGCCGCGTTGGATGCGTACGTCTCGGTGTTGGCGCCGACGTTCGGGGAGGCGATTCCGACCCAGAGCGCGTTCCTGGTCTGGAGCGGCACGGCTCTCGAGCGGTATCGCGTCTCCTCGGCCATCGAGCTGTACAACGCCGGAGGGGCGCTCGTCAGCCGGTTTGCGCTCAACCTGCCCGAGGACGCCTCCCGCCAGCTGTGGCACGAGGAGAGCTGCAACTGGCAGACGTTCGGCGAGATGAGTCGGTTCGGCGCCCACGAACGCCAGTTGCTCCATGCCGGTCGGAACATCTGCGGGCCGCAGGGAGCGATCTTCGGCACGATCGTCATCCACGTCATTTTGGACGACAGTACGATTTCCTTCATCTCGTCGCAGAACCCGTACTTCGAGTTGCTCCGGGGCCAGCTGACGCATCCGCCCGACGAGAACCCCAGTCGCGAGATCTTGTTCGCCGTCTACGGCTGGAGCCGCACCCCGCTCTACGTGTCGGGCAACAGCGCCTGGCCAATCGACGACCATCTCTTCTCTCAGATCTGTGCCTCTCGGCGTCCGTTCTGGACCCGACTCGCGGCCGCCGGTGTCGTGTACGAGGTCTACATCGAGAACGACCGGCCCGGAATCTACGCGCTCGGCTACCCGGTGATCCAGCCAATCGAACACCTCATCAACCTGGCGGAGATGACCGTGCTCGTCGCGCTGGCCTACATCGGCATACTCAGCGGCGGCGCGCTGTTCCGCGCGCTCGGCGCGCGCCGCGTGCGGAGCGGCCGGGCACTGCTCCGAGAGATTCGCGAGAGCTTCTATCGCAAGTTGTTCCTCGCGTTCGTGGCGGCGTCGGTCGTCCCGGTCGTGACGCTCGCTCTCGTGACGCGGGCCTACATCGCGGACCGCCTGCGGCATGACGTGGAGTCGGCGGCCCACAAGACCACGGCCATCGCCCGGCAGATGATCGAGGAGTACAGCATTCAGCAACCGGGCGGCCCGGACGCCGTCCTGACGCTGAGCGACGATGCGATGGTGGGATTGAGCCGGGTGATCGGTCAGGCGGTGAATATCTTCATCGGCCCGCAACTCGACGCGACGAGCGAGCGCGATCTGTTCGCGTCAGGGCTGCTGCCCACCCGCACGCCTGCCGACATCTATCGTGCGATCGTCCTCGACCGGATGCCGACCATGATCACCGAGGAACAGGCGGCCACCGTTCGCTACATGGTCGCGGCGGCGCCCGTTCGTGCGGCCGGCCGGGAGGCGATCCTCACCGTGCCGCTGACACTGCGCCAACAGGAAATCGAGCGCGAGATCGACGATTTGAACCGCCGGATCATCCTCGCCGCGCTGCTGTTCATCCTGATCGGCGCCGCAATCGGCTACCCGATGGCCGAGCGGATCGCCGATCCGGTGAATCGCCTGACCCGCGCGACCCGGCGTATCGCGCGTGGCGACTTCGACGCCAGGATTGCGGCGACCTCGTCCGACGAGCTGAGGCGGCTCGTCGAGGCCTTCAACCGGATGTCGGCCGAACTCCAGCAGCAACGGGGCGAATTGGAGCGGACCCACCGGCTCGAGGCCTGGGCAGAGATGGCCCGGCAGGTCGCCCACGAGATCAAGAATCCGCTGACGCCCATCCAATTGTCGGCCGAACACCTGCGCCGGGTGCATGCCGACCGCGGGAAGCCGCTCGAGCCGGTGCTCGAGAACTGCGTCGATTCGATCCTCTCCCAGGTCCGCCTGCTGCGCCAGATCGCGTCCGAGTTCTCGAGCTTCGCCTCGTCGCCCACCGCGCGTCTGGCGCCAGCGGGGCTGCAGGAACTCGTCGACGAGGTGGTGAGACCCTACATCGCTGGCGCGGGCGAGCGCGTGGCCTTCCGCATCGACGTCCCCTCCTCCCTTCCGCCCACGATGATCGATCGCACGCTCGTCGGGCGCGCCCTGACCAACGTCATCGACAACGCCCTGCACGCCATGCCCGGCGGTGGATCGCTGACGATCATCGCGCGGCCCCAGCCAGAAGGCGTCGTCCGCTTGACGGTGGAGGACAGTGGCGTCGGAATGGACCAAGAAGCGATGAAGCGGCTGTTCGAGCCCTACTTCTCGACCAAGGCGGTGGGCACCGGGCTGGGCCTGGCCATCGCCCGGCGGAACATCGAGCTGAACCACGGCACGATCTCGGTCACGAGCGAACGCGGCCGCGGCACCATCGTGACCGTGATCCTGCCGGCCGCCGCGGCCTAG